The following nucleotide sequence is from Apium graveolens cultivar Ventura chromosome 4, ASM990537v1, whole genome shotgun sequence.
TAAAACATGCTGGAGCTTCATTtccaaattcaataaattggatTCCCAAAGAAAGGATAGAATTGCTTCTCAACTTGGGCTTGATCCCCGCAAAGTAGCAGATTGGTTCCAAAACAGAAGAGCAAGAAGCTCCAGGAAGAATACTTGCGATTGAAGACTCAACATGAGTGCACTGTGTCCGAAAAATTCCTACTCAAAACTCAAGTAAGTAAGTTTATTTTTAGAGTTTTGGTTCTTCCTGTCTGTGTTATTCATGTACCCCTTTTCTGATTTGCTATTTATGATTATTCAAGTGGTGTTCCAAAAATTGATATTCGCCTGCTAATTACTGCAATTCCAGAACCATAAATCAAGTTTGAAGTTGCCCAAGACTTTTAACAGTAATTACAATCAGAAAAGATTAGTTTATAAGTTAGGCACCAGAAACTCAGAAACTCATTGTGATGCACGTTCAATTGATTTTTCAGGTTCTAAAACTTAAAGAACAACTCTCGGTGACCGAAAAGGAAAAACAGAATTTATTAGAGCAAAGCAATAGGGGTTCAACAGCCCAGGTTCATCAATTTAGTTACAGAGACACCTTTTCTTGGAGAGTGGAATTATCGATTATCCACTGTAAATCCGTATTGGCCTTCTAGCTAGAGTTCATAGCTGTAAGATAAGAGAGAGATTTCGGAACAACATCAATATTGTTTGATCAGTAGTATATTGGATGTGTCAGTCTTGTAATCTTCCGATAATATATAAATTAGTTTAACCTTGCTAGCCAGGATTAATTTTCCAGAACAACCTAATAGGTTCCATATGCTTAGTAAAGCTAAAGATAGGTTTCATATCATCTTTCTCATTGCATATTTAATTTTCTAATTTGGGCTAGAGATGAAAGTGCAATGAAGCAAACTGTTCTGGCGAAAAAATTTAGTGCTTTATTAATCCTACTGGATGATAATTCCTTAGCCTTTCACCATGGTGCCTTTGACTCTTCTAGAAACACAGCTTCAAGTCTCTCAGCTCTCCTCTTCATATACTCGATTTTGTGATCCGAATTATCAATCACCTTTTTAACACTAACAAGCTCTACCTTAAGAGATTTCACTTCCTCTTCTACTTTCACTTTTTCAAGTACAAGAGCTCTGAATTTCTCTTCTGTTTTCACTTTTTTAAGTATGAGAGCTCTGAATTCCTCTTCTGCTTTCTCTTTTTCGAGTATCTTGCGAGTTAATGCATCTTTTGCATCGGAAGAGAGAGTTACTAGCTTATTAATCCTGGCACGTAGAAATCCAACTTTCATGCCTAAAACCTCGAAGGCTTTTAATGTGTCATCCCATAGTATCAGTTTTTCAGAACTGGTAAGCTTGGAAGATCTAATAGCATCAGCAATGTTGATGGTTTCTAAAATGACTCCTACTACTAGTTCCAAATTGAGCTTATCATTGAGTTGTTCATGGAGGTATGACTTTTGACTGCAGCAAAGCTCATAGTACTTAACCTGAAGGTGCTGGGGAATCTTGCTGTCAGTAATAATATATCcatatacaataattttgaaattttcGAAAGTTTTCACATCTTTGAAATTCTTAACTAATTGAGAAAACTTGCTGCCTGCAGAATCATTCAAGTCATAACTATCAATATCCACCCCGGGAAGCTTTTCTGCAGCATCAGCGTAATCACAGAGAGCAACCAAATCTTTCTCTTGTCCCAGTACAGTAATCTGCAGGTTCTTTTTTTGATCTTACAGAAAAAATAACAGTATACTTGTTAATATCATCAACCTATTGTGTTCATGAACTAgagcaatatatatataaagtaaatgACCTTACCATCAACCATCTCTTTTGCACAAGCACCTAAGTTTACAAGGCTAATAGCTAGATCAGTTTCAGTTGAGGCAATAGCTTTCACAATATAGACCTGCAAAAGATATGGAAGGCAAAGTACAGTTATTTTTGTAGAATATAAGATCCTGGTAAGGGTCATTAtctaacatcttgagattttagagtaactggttctttgacatggtatcagagctcatgCTGGCAGAGGTTGTGGCAGTAACAACGGATTATAGGGATTTAAATTGTTAACTAGTGCATTTCTATATTGTTCAACATTACCTTAAATTTGCACAATTGGATCAGCTGAAAAATCAAAACATCGTTCTCGTGTAAATTATGAGCAATGGAGAACCCTCTCCATCCACCACTTAGTCCGTTCTTGTTAGCTAGATACTTAGTGTCATGTTCAAGATCATCGTCGTCCACCAGAACAACAGTGTCATCATGCTTCGGCAAATGTCTGGTAGTAAAATTCTTAGGAAGACCCTGTTATTGAAGCAAGAACTCACAAATCACAAGCCATATTAATCTTTAATGATGTGCTCCAGAGATTTTGTAGGAGAAAATAGAAAAGAAGAGACGGGAGAAGATGAGAAGAGAAGATAAATAGCAGAAGAAAGTAATTCAGTTGTGTGCTTCCGAGTTTgtgtaaaaagaagagaaagtgACCATGAAAATGAAGATAATGCGAGAGGATCTTTTCAAATCTTCTCATTTTTTGGAAGAAAGTTTTGGGGGAAAATTATAGGAAATTTTCCCTCCCGATCATTTCTCTTCTCTCGCCAAAAAACTCGGGAGCACGTCTAGGaagaaaaaattaatttttttttctcttctcttctcttctcttctctccaTTTTCAAACTCTCTGGAACACGGCGTAAGTAACCAAGTGTTTACCAGCCAAAATCCACCAGTAACATGTGATGGGAGCATAATCTTAACAAAACTAGGGAACTTGGATGTTAAACTTGCTTGAATTTCTAGAGCTCGGTCCATCGAAGAGGATTCTTTTAGATCAATTTCATTACTAATCCTTGCTATTTTCATACTGCATAATCGAGACAATCATTTTAAGCCAACAACGATAAAAACATTAATGTCTTGCTCCCGAGTTTTTATTAGGGAAGGAAGTAAGTGATAGGGAGGTAAAATGTCTTGCTGGCCTAGTACTGCCTCCGCCCGTACTTACTTTCGTTCCTTTTAAAAAACCGGGAACACGATTAGGAATGAAAGTGCAACTATTTTACTTATCTTATACTTACTTTCCACCATTTTTAAAACTCGGGAGCAGGGGGTAAGAAAAAGTTCGAGTGCTGTTAACCGACCTTCGCGAAGGCTTGCCGGAATCGAAAGGAAAAACCTGCAAAAGATATTAAAGATTAAATTCCTAGCATCTAATTACACACGTACACGTCAGGAGTGAATGTTTACTCGTTTGTGGTTGCTAGTATGAtgcattttcttcaaaatcatcATCCTCTTCCTCTTGTCAATTGCCTGACTAATCTGCTTACAAAAAACAAGTAAACATAATCGTCAGCTCAACATCATAAGTATACATAAAGAGATGCTGTACACAATACACATgcatatattttatatatttatatagcaTACCTTGACAGAGCGTTGAGTGGTCATTGAGGTATTTTCTTCTGAGTGTTGTGTTTGAAGAAGATGTAGAATAGAAAATGACAGTATACATGTAAGAGGTTAGAatacaaaatttttaaaaatagatGGAGAGAAATTTTTGGGAATGTAACAAAATTACCGTAAGGACAATTTGAAAAGATTTGTGATTGGGATTGTGAGTTGTTATATATTACCATATATAGGACTTGCAATTAGAGCTGGCCAGTTGGGCATTCCGTGCGGGCCTGGCCGGGTTGAATGCGGGTTGAGCTCGGGAAGCATGAACACTGAACCGGCACGCAAGTTACACGAATCGGGCCGGGTCGGGCTCGAACTGACAGACACGAACTCGTAACCGACACTGGACTCGTGAACGATGCGGGCTGTGCGTGCTGAGTGCGGGCTGTGCGTGCTGAATTTGGAACCCTCTCAGAGTAACCAACTTGAAGGAAATCATCTTTTGGGTAAATATGAAGTCTCTAGAATTGTTCTTTTATTGAGCCATTATAACCCAAAATATTACCTCTGTACCTGATTATTTTCATGTATACGGGTCTTCCATCATGTGTAGGGATATTATGATTTAACCATTACACAAAACCAAAATGTAGCTATAAAAACCTTCAAAATTTATCAGTCCTCTTGATGTTGTTATCTACAAAATTAGTATTGTGGCATAACCAATTAATTCTGGTGTAAACATTTCATCAAGCAACTCATGGGCGTGAACTTTTCTTCTGTATGGACATATTACTCAAGCATTTAACGATTATATCATCTCAATAGGCTTGGTTTTCTTCTATATGGACAGAAACACAGTTCACAGACATGGCAGAAAGGAGGAAGACGTTGGCGCGTGAGGCACACCCGCGGGCGGGCTGTGCGGGCTGGGCGAATTGCCTGGTCCGTGCGGCTCGTGCGGGCTCGTGCGGGCTCGTGCGGTTCAGGGTTCTGAAATTAGTATTCATATTCGGTTCACCAAATTTAGCGAATTGGgcgggtttgaaccggcccgGTTCGGTCCGAATTTTTTACGGTTTCCGTACGAACCGGTCCCGAATGagcggttcaaacccgcacattTGGCCAGCTCTACTTGCAATATCTCACTATATATTTACATCATTTTTATCGGAAAATTCTAGATATCTCAATTTTTACCCCAAATATTTCCTTTGATATGTCACATAAATAGCTGGCAACTTTTCTAATTATAATATGAGACTCCATGTGcatttttatatatatatccACGAATCAAAATCAGTCATGTGCCAGTCATGTTATTTGATAAAATTTTTGAAGAAGATATTTCATATTTGGGGTACCAAAATCAGCCATTTTTATCTTAATTTCTTTGTATTATAAAGAACATTTAACCCTAAATTTATAATAATGGAAATCATTTCTCCAAAGGTATGATAATGAAGATCATTTCTTCGTGACGTAGAAAAATATGAATGGATTTGAACAACCAAACAGAACTTCATGAAAATGAGATCCAGATCATTTAATAGCCAAAACACTTTTATCGCAGAAAAACCAATTTAAATCGATCCGATTATTATATGGATCGAAAATGATTTGAAATACTATATCTGATTAATTATACGGACACAAAATAAACAAAATTCATCTTAAAAACAACTTAATGTTTATGATAACATAATTTTTTATCATAATTTTTTGTAGAGGTAGATTATTTTAACATAGTGTATTGTTAATGACAAAGATGTAATTTTTTCAATAAAttctataattacaataataCCCTCCTGCATTTAAATTAAACGAGCAAATTAAAGAGAGCTTTAACACGTCTTGGAGGACCGAACCCACGTATGTGGCAAAATACGGGGATGACTAGGACCGAACCCACGTATGTGGCAAAATACGGGGATGACTTGTGGCCAGGGGTGGAAGGCCAAAGATCGGATCCGATTGGTTTTCCGCGAAATCTATTTCAGTAGAGTGTATGATGTCGATGGCCCGAGGTAGAGTACCCAATGGGCTAGGGTGGCCCATTTTGCCTTACCAACCCCAGGGAAACTCTGAATGCAGGTCTCGATCGTTTGAAATGACATTTTGGGTGCTAAGATCCAAAGTCGAGAGAGAAACAACCCAGATCGTACGCTAAAGTCCCTAAGCGCCAAATTAAAACTTCAAGTATGCCTATCAATTTCACCTATATTTTTTTTTGCACTGGACCTCGAACGAGTCCTAGCGCCCCCGCTAATCCATTGAATCTATTCTCCTCCTTTAATTGCGCAAGCTCGAGTGCTTGCATGAAGGTGGCAGGCCTAAGCAGCAGTACTCCTCCCCAACTCTCGTCATTTAGGTCGACAATTATAAACTCCACCAAAAAACCTTCGGGTAGACTTGAGATTTTATTAAAGAACGTTCAAACTTTGTTTGGAAGTCAGAAATGGTTTATATTTATCGTAGCCAATCCTGTTGGCGCTCGTTAGGTAATAAAAAATGAAAGGCGAAAACACTTTGTACTCACCTAAATTACGTGAATACGTATTTAGGGGGATTAATCTCTAATTTTAAATCTTGCTTGACAAAGTCTAGCAAAAATACAAAAGACCGGCCATTATGTAGAATTAGGATTTTTTGTCGGCTACACAAGGTGCATCcgataatttttaaataatcaaataattttgTTAATGAAACAAAAATCCATTCTAACGGTTATGTGACAATAATTTTAATAATCAATATGAAGCGCGTTTATAAGGATTAAGTAAAATCCTTGATGCCGCAAATAAAGTTTTGTTTTTGTttaatttaaaaagaaaattgtaaTCTTTAAAATATTGATGTTGCCATGTTGTTGTCGAAGTTTTTAAATTTTGTattaataatattcataattaatTTTAAGAATTATGTCAATTGGAAAAGTTTCATAAGATGAAGAAGAATAATAATACTTTATATTAAACAATGTTAAATATAGGgtattaaaaatttatataaatgaagaatataaaattaatatattattatatcaATATTAACTTGAAGTATTGATCATTTTGAATTAATCGGAAGTTAGCTGGGAGTAGTAAATTGATCATAGTAAAGCTGAATATTTTTGTCGTAAATTACGACATTGGATTGGTTAACATAGTTGATCGTTGTAAAAATATTTATGTGACAACTGCAAGAAGAGTTTAAGAATTTTGTTTTCCATCAAGAGTATGCGTAGAACTGGGGTTGTAAATTAGCCAAAATATTCGTGAGCTATTCGAGCTCCTCTCCTAAAATATTCATATTCGGATCGGTAATAATCGAGTCGAGTTCGAACTCGACCTATTCGAAATCTTTACCAAGTCGAGCTTGAGTTTCGAATTACTCGACTCGTAAGGTTCGCAAGCCTTATCGAGCCtttatcatttttaaattttttaatataaaaattctaatataaatatttaattttttatttttattttatatatttaatcaaGTTGAACTCGAGCCGAACCGATCATATTTCGAGTTTTTATCAATACTTGGTGAAATCAAATCGAGTTTTCGAATCGAACTTGAGCCTATCAAACTTTTTGCGAGCCGAGTTTCGAGCTTGAAAGTTAATACTCggtcgagctcgagctcgaacaatATTAATCGAGCTCGAGTCGAGCTTGATGGTGTTCGACtaaactcgactcgactcgaatACATCCCTACGTAAAATTGCCTTCGAAAAGGTGAGCTTCATATTAAAGTAGCCTAACAGTTCATATTACATTCTATCATTATTAGTTAAAGGCAATACGGTAAGATGGCAATACAAAAGATCTAAAATATGAGTTAGAAATGGCAAGATGATGATGTGGTTCATTATAGAGAATTATAATGATTCGACATATGTAATTAACGAACTTagattatttaaaaatatacttaGGTAAGAACATATAATTTCAGTCAAAGAAATGTTGTATGTTGATTGAACTATTATACCTAAGAGGCGTGTTTGTGTGTAGTCAATCAGTAAAGAAAACATATAAGTAGAGATGTCATTATGTAGACTGATTGACTATATCATGTCAAGTAGGATTTAAATAAGTTTTTTTTTACAAATGCAAAAAAATTTCATTAATTTGAATATAGTAAAGCCGAGACAAACCCTCAACTGTCGATACAACCAGGTGGTAAAATAAATAACATGCTAAAAAAATTAAATGATTTGTTTCCTGATCATTTacacatagaatttaaaaattcttgaagcTAAAAACGTAATCAAAGACATCCCAAACGATCCAAATTGCACCAACATATATGAAAACAACAACATCATAATTGACCATTTCACATAAAAACCATTGTTAGATATTCAGAAACACCAATCGAATAAACTGAGATTTGAGAAGTGACACCGCAACTATCTACATGCCGG
It contains:
- the LOC141720099 gene encoding B3 domain-containing protein Os01g0234100-like, which gives rise to MKIARISNEIDLKESSSMDRALEIQASLTSKFPSFVKIMLPSHVTGGFWLGLPKNFTTRHLPKHDDTVVLVDDDDLEHDTKYLANKNGLSGGWRGFSIAHNLHENDVLIFQLIQLCKFKVYIVKAIASTETDLAISLVNLGACAKEMVDGKITVLGQEKDLVALCDYADAAEKLPGVDIDSYDLNDSAGSKFSQLVKNFKDVKTFENFKIIVYGYIITDSKIPQHLQVKYYELCCSQKSYLHEQLNDKLNLELVVGVILETINIADAIRSSKLTSSEKLILWDDTLKAFEVLGMKVGFLRARINKLVTLSSDAKDALTRKILEKEKAEEEFRALILKKVKTEEKFRALVLEKVKVEEEVKSLKVELVSVKKVIDNSDHKIEYMKRRAERLEAVFLEESKAPW